TTCAAACCTCAGTCGGTAAAGAAGAGCTGGGATGCTCTCAATCTGATTCTCGTTCTGTTCGCCATTATTTGTGGGTTTCTCAGTAGAAACAGTGGCGAGAACTCTAGCTCTAATGAAGATCGAGCTGTTTCTAATTCTTCTTCTTCTCGAGAGATTCAGAAGTCTAACCCATCAACCCCACATCGATGGTACCAGTACTTAGATCAGACAGAATCATACAACAATGGAATTACTAGACTCAGAAGTAGTAGCTCATACCCGGATCTACGTCAAGAATCTTCCTGGGTGACCAGAGATGAACGATGGCAATTCTACGATGATAGCCATATCTCAAATTACCGCCCGTTCGGCTCCGATGGGCTCCACCAACGTCGCCGGCCATTGCAGGAAtctgaaaaggaagaaaaagatcAAAACTTGGAGACCACGAATATATACGTTGACACTTTTCAGGTACGAACAGAGGAAAAATCTCATACGCCAGAAGCACGCCCTCAGCCTTATTCACCGCTTTCGCCCCCGCCACCTCCATTTCCTCCTCCACCGCCGCCGTCTCAGCCCGCGGCTCCGGTGGTAAAGCGCAAAGCGAAGAGAAGCTATCAAGCTATTAGACAAAAAGACGAGACTGAAAGAAGCAACTTTTCTGAGGTAAAAAATGTAGATTctcaaccaccaccaccaccattgcGTCCCCCTCCACCGCCGCCGCCTCTGCCACCACCGCCGACAGAGTACCAAGAATCGGAACCCAAGAGCGGAAAAAGTGAGAAAAAGATAAATACGTCCACTAAGGATTTCTTAATCTCGCTTAGGCGAAAGAAGAAGAAGCAAAGACAAAAGAGCGTCGAAGACTTAGACTCCTATATTTTCTCTATCGACCATCCTTATTCATTGCCATCTTCATATCCATCCCCAtcgccgccgccgccgccgccacCACCTCCGCCTTCAGTTTTCTACAATCTGTTTTCTTCAAAGAAAGGGAAAGCCAGAAAAGCTTACTCAAAGTCTCCACCGCCGCCGCCGCCTCCTCCGCCGCCTGTCACTTCTTCGACACTGAGGGTTTCAAAGAACGAAGCACTAAGCAAACCGATTCCAGTGACTCACAAACCACCACTGTCGGCTACGGCGAGCAATTTCGATATTGGGTTGAGAGATAGCGCAACCACCGGAAGCGAGTCACCGCCGATTTCGACCTTGATCCCTCCTCCTCCGCCGCCGCCTCCGCCATTCAAGATTCAGGATTGGAAATTCGTGAGGCGCGGAGATTTCGTGAGGATAAAAAGTAGCGGGAGCTCACGGAGTGTGTCCCCGGATTTGGCTGACAGCGAGGATTCTTCTAGCGAAGGCATGAGTCCATGCGCGGTAGCGGAAGGTGGACAGCTGCCGGCGTCGTCGATGTTTTGTCCGAGCCCGGATGTTGATACCAAAGCTGATAACTTCATCGCCAGGTTCAGGGCTGGTTTGATCTTGGAGAAGGAGAACTCTTTCAGGCAGAGAGACAGGGCCAAATCCAGGTTTGGGCCAGAATCAGGATCGGGCCAGAAATTTTGATTAGGCCCAAAATCTCAAAGTTGAAGTCCTTTCGTtatcttttgaaaaaaaaaatacatatatttgAGAGTTATTCTTACTCGGAATGAAAGTTTTATTGTAGATATACAAGTATAGGGTTTTTTTAGCAGTTGggatatacttttttttttggttgacaTTTATTGTAATGATTTGATTCTTTTTGGGTTGAGAAATGTTTTAATTTGGTATGTTTGGAGAGTGAAATTGGGACTTTTGATTAATCAGTCGGAGTTTGTATGAATTTTAAGATGCAGTTTTAGTATTAAACGGAATAATGGAtatcattttcttttaattagttGTTTGGTTTAAAACTATTTAAGTGTGTTAGTTCATGATTAGCTCAAATCAAATTAAATGTATAATTTTGGTATTTTAATTCATATGAAGAAAtaaaatcatattaaaatattaggGGATAAAGTTCAAATCCATCTTGCATCACATATTAATATTAATTGAACACAAGGAAGATCATTCAAACTAATGCTACTGGGATAACTTAATAGACTTTATTACCAGtatttgattaaaaataaaatatgaaatgcTAAAGCTATCCAAGTTCTCGATCAATTAATTAAGTTAATgaaagatatttttatttatgttttttcatAAATAAAGTAATGATAGGTTGATTGTGAAGAAGCGGGGATGAAGAAATCAGAACCTCCGTAATATAATTAATTGATTGCTAGTCTTTGGTTTGTTTGACCCAACTAACCTTTCCTTAACGCAATAAAACCAGGTTGGAGCCtgaatctttttttctttcttaaaaaAACGAACTAACGAACTATTACAAATTATTATTTTGCATTAAAAAATGGgaatttatttcatttattttttcataTGTAAGTCTCGTAAGTTGTAAGTGTGGACATGCACATTATCAGTAGGCTATTATGTGATAAGGGTCGCCCAAAATTATTAAGGTGACTCGCCAACTGTCTGCAGTGCCCCCACTGCCACTATTATAACGTATCTGCACTTAAAATATATaccaaaataataaatttattaaagtaTCAATTTAGTCCACAAATCACATTTATTGAGCGCACGTATCAGTATCATTAATCTTCAtagaaaatatacatattttagaCAAATAATATTGGGGGATTGTTTCTGCACCCTCcatttttttctttgtaattctTCCACCCTCCATTTTTTGGTGTACTAGGTGTTAGAAAAATATATGTTGTATCAATGGAAACGATAAGAAATATTACAATTctagacaaaataatacaaatgaacaatattaattaaatgatgttacaactctatgacttaAAATACAAATGAATAAGAGAAG
This genomic interval from Humulus lupulus chromosome 8, drHumLupu1.1, whole genome shotgun sequence contains the following:
- the LOC133794511 gene encoding uncharacterized protein LOC133794511, with translation MEGDENDHTPFWLQSSDSRRQRGLSRSTSSSSLLFNCGAFLIVLIVTALAFIFFIIPSILSFTSQIFKPQSVKKSWDALNLILVLFAIICGFLSRNSGENSSSNEDRAVSNSSSSREIQKSNPSTPHRWYQYLDQTESYNNGITRLRSSSSYPDLRQESSWVTRDERWQFYDDSHISNYRPFGSDGLHQRRRPLQESEKEEKDQNLETTNIYVDTFQVRTEEKSHTPEARPQPYSPLSPPPPPFPPPPPPSQPAAPVVKRKAKRSYQAIRQKDETERSNFSEVKNVDSQPPPPPLRPPPPPPPLPPPPTEYQESEPKSGKSEKKINTSTKDFLISLRRKKKKQRQKSVEDLDSYIFSIDHPYSLPSSYPSPSPPPPPPPPPPSVFYNLFSSKKGKARKAYSKSPPPPPPPPPPVTSSTLRVSKNEALSKPIPVTHKPPLSATASNFDIGLRDSATTGSESPPISTLIPPPPPPPPPFKIQDWKFVRRGDFVRIKSSGSSRSVSPDLADSEDSSSEGMSPCAVAEGGQLPASSMFCPSPDVDTKADNFIARFRAGLILEKENSFRQRDRAKSRFGPESGSGQKF